In the bacterium genome, one interval contains:
- a CDS encoding D-alanine--D-alanine ligase, with amino-acid sequence MSEQFAFAGRKVGVFLGGVSAEREVSLRTGAAAAAALRRLGCAVREIDIREDWLGAVRGAAVDVAFLALHGRFGEDGCIQAACELARLPYTGSGVAASAVAMSKVLGKRVAASAGVPCAPDAVYEGEDRSGAKPPDFGFPLVVKPDREGSTVGVTIVRGPDQWEAALAEAAKHDSRILAEGFIPGREITVGILNGRVLPAIEIVPKSGFYDYQSKYTAGETEYVIPVPMDRDVLLRAAEYTRRAARAMGLRGAARLDYRVDPAGNVFFLEANTIPGMTETSLLPKAAKFDGLSFDDLVAAILSDAGVGK; translated from the coding sequence ATGTCTGAACAATTCGCATTCGCAGGGAGGAAAGTGGGCGTGTTCCTGGGCGGGGTTTCCGCGGAGCGGGAGGTCTCCCTCCGGACGGGAGCCGCCGCCGCGGCGGCGCTTCGGCGACTCGGGTGCGCCGTCCGAGAGATCGACATCCGGGAGGACTGGCTTGGCGCGGTCCGGGGCGCGGCCGTCGACGTCGCGTTCCTCGCCCTGCACGGCCGGTTCGGGGAGGACGGCTGCATCCAGGCCGCTTGCGAACTGGCCCGGCTCCCGTACACGGGGTCCGGGGTCGCCGCCTCCGCCGTCGCGATGAGCAAGGTGCTGGGGAAGCGGGTGGCCGCCTCCGCGGGCGTGCCGTGCGCGCCGGACGCGGTCTACGAGGGGGAGGATCGCTCGGGGGCGAAACCGCCCGATTTCGGCTTTCCCCTCGTGGTGAAGCCCGACCGGGAAGGGTCGACCGTCGGCGTCACGATCGTCCGCGGCCCGGACCAGTGGGAAGCGGCGCTGGCCGAGGCGGCGAAGCACGATAGCCGCATACTGGCGGAGGGATTCATTCCCGGACGGGAGATCACCGTCGGGATCCTGAACGGGAGGGTCCTCCCCGCGATCGAGATCGTCCCGAAGTCCGGCTTCTACGACTACCAGTCCAAGTACACCGCGGGCGAGACGGAGTACGTGATCCCGGTTCCGATGGACCGGGACGTCCTCCTCCGCGCCGCGGAGTACACGCGGCGCGCCGCCAGGGCGATGGGGCTGCGGGGGGCCGCGCGGCTGGACTATCGCGTCGACCCGGCGGGAAACGTTTTTTTCCTCGAGGCGAACACGATCCCGGGGATGACCGAGACGAGCCTCCTCCCCAAGGCGGCGAAGTTCGACGGCCTGTCCTTCGATGACCTCGTCGCCGCCATCCTTTCCGACGCGGGGGTCGGAAAATAG
- a CDS encoding FtsQ-type POTRA domain-containing protein, with product MLEYRAYHKTRHGKRGSAGRAVRKKDKGRAAERKSLRSRRRLIGWIAAGLIVVGFTGVAFASAYSWITHSPLFTVRTVDMNRCANVSHEEVWAIVRGYRSGILWSVPAKEIARRLSGHPWVRSVSVRKSFPDRLIVRIQERTPVAMVNLDALHYLDEEGRPFKRLTAYDPKNLAIVTGFSRGELLRKDPVTARNLRKTLELLQGVEAGPLRQNVSEVHFDAQDGYTVVTRDAGLQLKVGTMDVKEAIRRIEAAMPRISGMARSSGIADLKTEGRVFMRPGE from the coding sequence ATGCTCGAGTACCGCGCATACCACAAGACCCGCCACGGAAAGCGTGGAAGCGCCGGGCGGGCCGTGCGGAAGAAGGACAAGGGCCGGGCCGCGGAGCGGAAGTCGTTGCGGTCGAGACGGCGCCTGATCGGGTGGATCGCCGCCGGACTGATCGTCGTGGGGTTCACCGGCGTGGCGTTCGCCTCCGCCTATTCGTGGATCACGCACTCGCCGCTTTTCACGGTGCGCACGGTCGACATGAACCGGTGCGCGAATGTTTCGCACGAGGAGGTGTGGGCGATCGTCCGCGGATACAGGTCGGGCATCCTCTGGTCCGTTCCGGCGAAAGAGATCGCGCGTCGGCTGTCCGGCCACCCCTGGGTCCGCTCCGTCTCGGTCCGCAAGTCGTTTCCGGACCGCCTGATCGTACGGATCCAGGAGCGCACGCCGGTCGCCATGGTGAACCTGGACGCCCTCCACTATCTCGACGAGGAGGGCCGCCCTTTCAAACGGCTGACCGCGTACGACCCGAAGAACCTCGCCATCGTCACGGGATTTTCGCGGGGAGAACTCCTTCGGAAGGATCCGGTGACGGCGCGGAATCTTCGGAAGACGCTCGAACTGCTGCAGGGGGTGGAGGCGGGCCCGCTTCGCCAGAACGTGTCCGAGGTCCATTTCGACGCGCAGGACGGCTACACGGTGGTGACGCGGGACGCCGGGCTGCAGCTCAAGGTCGGAACGATGGACGTCAAGGAAGCGATCCGCCGGATCGAGGCGGCCATGCCCCGGATATCGGGGATGGCCCGGTCGTCGGGGATCGCCGATCTCAAGACAGAGGGCCGCGTCTTCATGCGGCCGGGGGAGTGA
- the ftsA gene encoding cell division protein FtsA, translating into MDTKSNDQVIAGLDVGSSQVTTVLGRKTQDGVEILGMGECPTEGMRRGAVVNVDATVKSIRQSVTEAERMTGLTVESVFVGISGPLIKSFNSHAAISVKNEHEVTDADFTRVLEIARTVELPNDREILHVLTQEFMVDDMAGIKDPRGMTGIRLDARVHVVTNDVPGARNLARCVEKADLDVESFVLSPLASAEAVLTPEEREVGVALMDFGGGTVEVVIFFNGSLRHTYVLPLGGSSITSDIAIGLKLPQSDAEILKVSSGCAMIQKVRRDELVELPGVGGRLPRPIRRQYLSEIIEPRAEEIFSLLRKEILRSGYEENLGAGMVLTGGGSKLEGLTDLGERVFKLPFRRGNPIGIGGLVEVVNGPAFATAVGLVQYGAGASEKVYRAAEAPPGAGMIDRFKRYLSEFF; encoded by the coding sequence ATGGACACGAAATCGAATGATCAGGTGATCGCGGGGCTGGACGTGGGATCGAGCCAGGTGACCACGGTCCTCGGAAGGAAGACGCAGGACGGCGTGGAGATCCTCGGGATGGGGGAGTGCCCCACGGAGGGGATGCGGAGAGGGGCCGTCGTGAACGTCGACGCCACGGTGAAGTCGATCCGGCAGAGCGTCACGGAGGCGGAGCGGATGACCGGGCTGACCGTCGAGTCGGTCTTCGTCGGGATCTCCGGACCTCTGATCAAGTCGTTCAACAGCCACGCGGCCATCTCGGTGAAGAACGAGCACGAGGTCACCGACGCCGACTTCACCCGGGTCCTCGAGATCGCGCGGACGGTGGAACTCCCCAACGACCGGGAGATCCTGCATGTCCTGACGCAGGAGTTCATGGTCGACGACATGGCGGGGATCAAGGACCCCCGGGGAATGACCGGCATCCGTCTCGATGCGCGCGTGCACGTCGTGACCAACGACGTGCCGGGGGCGCGAAACCTGGCGCGTTGCGTGGAGAAGGCGGACCTCGACGTCGAAAGCTTCGTTCTCTCCCCGCTGGCGTCGGCCGAAGCGGTGCTCACCCCGGAGGAGCGCGAGGTCGGCGTGGCGCTGATGGACTTCGGGGGCGGGACCGTGGAGGTCGTGATCTTCTTCAACGGTTCCCTCCGTCACACCTACGTCCTGCCCCTGGGAGGGAGCAGCATCACCTCCGACATCGCGATCGGCCTGAAGCTTCCCCAGTCGGACGCGGAGATCCTGAAGGTCTCCTCGGGGTGCGCGATGATCCAGAAAGTGCGCCGGGACGAGCTGGTGGAACTGCCGGGGGTGGGCGGGCGGCTGCCCCGCCCGATCCGCCGGCAATACCTCAGCGAGATCATCGAGCCGCGCGCGGAAGAGATCTTCAGCCTCCTGCGGAAGGAGATCCTCCGGTCCGGCTACGAGGAAAACCTCGGGGCCGGGATGGTGCTCACCGGCGGCGGATCGAAGCTGGAGGGCCTCACCGACCTCGGGGAGCGTGTGTTCAAGCTCCCCTTCCGGAGGGGGAACCCGATCGGGATCGGAGGATTGGTCGAGGTCGTGAACGGCCCCGCGTTCGCCACGGCGGTGGGGCTGGTCCAGTACGGCGCGGGGGCGTCGGAGAAGGTCTACCGGGCGGCGGAGGCCCCCCCGGGCGCCGGGATGATCGACCGGTTCAAGCGCTACCTGTCGGAATTTTTCTGA
- the ftsZ gene encoding cell division protein FtsZ — translation MFTIVEENRCHAVIKVFGVGGGGNNAINTMIEEGLQGVEFIAANTDAQALSRSLAPLKLQLGARLTKGLGAGANPDIGRQAALEDRDLLREALTGADMVFITAGLGGGTGTGAGPVVAEVAKEVGALTVAIVTRPFPFEGLTRKRQADGGTKELKSIVDTIIVIPNEKLLLIAGKEMRFVEAFRRVDDVLFQAVRGISELITKPGYINLDFADVKTTMSGMGVALMGTGAASGQNRAVAAAEKAISSPLLEDVSIRGARGVLINITAGTSLSLSEVNEAASLVREEASDEANIIFGTVIDETLGDELKVTVVATGFEPGVAEGVLRNPRKGIKLVSRADDLQTPTFLRAAASKTFDERLDDLPLIDKETEVEALDEFEIPTFLRRRVE, via the coding sequence ATGTTCACGATCGTCGAGGAGAACCGCTGTCACGCCGTCATCAAGGTGTTCGGCGTGGGCGGCGGCGGCAACAACGCCATCAACACGATGATCGAGGAGGGGCTGCAGGGCGTCGAGTTCATCGCCGCGAACACCGACGCGCAGGCGCTGTCGCGGAGCCTGGCGCCGCTCAAGCTCCAGCTGGGAGCCCGGCTGACGAAGGGGCTCGGCGCGGGGGCCAACCCCGACATCGGCCGTCAGGCGGCCCTCGAGGATCGCGACCTGCTCCGGGAGGCCCTCACCGGCGCGGACATGGTGTTCATCACGGCGGGCCTGGGCGGCGGCACGGGGACCGGCGCGGGGCCGGTGGTCGCCGAGGTGGCGAAGGAGGTCGGGGCGCTCACGGTGGCGATCGTGACGCGGCCGTTCCCCTTCGAGGGACTTACGCGGAAACGGCAGGCGGACGGGGGGACGAAGGAGCTGAAAAGCATTGTCGACACGATCATCGTCATCCCGAACGAGAAGCTTCTCCTGATCGCCGGGAAGGAAATGCGCTTCGTCGAGGCGTTCCGCAGGGTGGACGACGTTCTTTTCCAGGCGGTCCGCGGGATCTCCGAGCTGATCACGAAGCCCGGGTACATCAACCTCGATTTCGCCGACGTCAAGACGACTATGTCGGGAATGGGCGTGGCGCTGATGGGTACGGGGGCGGCCTCCGGCCAGAACCGGGCGGTCGCCGCCGCCGAGAAGGCGATCTCGAGCCCGCTCCTTGAGGACGTCTCGATCCGGGGAGCCCGCGGCGTCCTCATCAACATCACCGCCGGGACGTCCCTGTCCCTGAGCGAGGTGAACGAAGCGGCGAGCCTGGTCCGCGAGGAGGCTTCCGACGAGGCGAACATCATCTTCGGGACGGTCATCGACGAAACGCTCGGGGACGAGCTGAAGGTCACGGTGGTCGCGACCGGGTTCGAACCGGGCGTCGCGGAGGGCGTGTTGAGGAACCCGCGGAAGGGGATCAAGCTGGTCAGCCGGGCCGACGATCTGCAGACCCCGACGTTCCTGCGGGCCGCCGCGTCGAAGACGTTCGACGAGCGCCTGGACGATCTCCCCCTGATCGACAAGGAGACGGAGGTCGAGGCGCTCGACGAGTTCGAGATTCCCACGTTCCTCCGTCGACGGGTGGAATAG
- a CDS encoding B12-binding domain-containing radical SAM protein, whose protein sequence is MGRPRRGGAGSANEIFAVRKDWGTGIRVALVYPNLYAAGMSNLGFLLIHARINARADALCERAFLSRDGRRRAPPPGAGRGSVNSPFGGRTLESGRPLSSFDIVALSLSYENDLLNVPAILAAGGVPPFREDRAASGGRHPLVVAGGFSASLNPEPAGVFADIVVVGDGERAVDLLLDRGPGSAGDPGYRRELSAIPGVYVPAGYRPEYGESSTADRASGLLPALRAMNPLPGFPARVAREVLDLRSLPPAPPVILSEETELGSMSLVETSRGCPGMCGFCAAAHACPSFREFPLDRVRAAVDAAWPYRRKIGLIGAAVLDWGPFRELAREILDRGGTVSPASVRADLVDGEIADILARSGHRTVALAPECGDARLRARVGKRVPDETFFSAAEVLARSGIVSFKLYFLLGLPGVAREEEVGGIVRFLGTFRERVLAVARGIGRMGVVTPVLSPFVPKPFTPLQWGSMTPEVELKARQREVGAAVRGVPNVRVSASTPWDAVVQGYLGLSDRRVAAGLRTARAGKLPRSAPGLAGALASVVFREKDNGEFLPWEVIDGGLRKEALRARYETFFL, encoded by the coding sequence GTGGGAAGGCCGCGCCGCGGGGGCGCCGGGTCCGCGAACGAGATCTTCGCCGTGCGCAAGGATTGGGGAACCGGAATCCGCGTCGCGCTCGTCTACCCCAACCTGTACGCGGCGGGAATGTCGAACCTCGGGTTCCTGCTGATCCATGCCCGGATCAACGCGCGTGCGGACGCCCTTTGCGAGCGTGCCTTCCTTTCCCGGGACGGCCGGCGGCGCGCCCCGCCGCCGGGGGCGGGGCGCGGTTCCGTGAATTCGCCCTTCGGAGGGAGGACGCTCGAGAGCGGGCGCCCCCTTTCCTCGTTCGACATCGTCGCCCTCTCCCTGTCCTACGAGAACGACCTTCTGAACGTACCCGCGATCCTTGCCGCGGGCGGGGTTCCCCCGTTCCGCGAGGACCGCGCCGCCTCCGGCGGCCGGCACCCCCTCGTAGTCGCGGGCGGATTCTCCGCGTCGCTCAATCCCGAGCCGGCCGGGGTCTTCGCCGACATCGTGGTCGTGGGCGACGGGGAGCGGGCGGTGGACCTCCTCCTGGACCGTGGACCCGGGTCGGCCGGGGATCCCGGGTACCGGAGGGAACTCTCCGCGATCCCCGGCGTGTACGTCCCCGCGGGGTACAGGCCGGAGTACGGTGAATCGTCCACGGCGGACAGGGCTTCCGGCCTGCTCCCGGCGCTCCGGGCGATGAATCCGCTTCCGGGGTTTCCCGCCCGTGTCGCGCGCGAAGTCCTCGATCTCCGCTCCCTGCCCCCGGCGCCGCCCGTCATCCTCTCGGAGGAGACGGAGCTGGGAAGCATGTCCCTCGTCGAGACGTCCCGCGGCTGCCCGGGGATGTGCGGGTTCTGCGCCGCCGCCCACGCCTGCCCCTCCTTCCGGGAGTTCCCCCTCGACCGGGTGCGCGCGGCAGTCGACGCGGCGTGGCCTTACCGCCGGAAGATCGGGCTCATCGGCGCCGCGGTCCTCGACTGGGGTCCCTTCCGGGAACTGGCGCGGGAGATCCTCGACCGGGGAGGGACGGTTTCACCGGCCTCCGTGCGCGCGGATCTCGTCGACGGGGAGATCGCGGACATCCTTGCGCGGAGCGGTCACCGCACCGTGGCGCTGGCGCCGGAGTGCGGCGACGCCCGGCTGCGCGCGCGGGTGGGAAAGCGCGTTCCGGACGAGACGTTCTTCTCCGCCGCGGAGGTCCTGGCCCGTTCGGGGATCGTCTCGTTCAAGCTGTACTTCCTGCTCGGCCTTCCGGGGGTGGCGCGGGAGGAAGAGGTCGGGGGGATCGTCCGATTCCTCGGGACCTTCCGTGAGCGCGTTCTCGCCGTCGCGCGCGGGATCGGCCGGATGGGGGTCGTGACGCCGGTGCTCTCCCCGTTCGTCCCGAAGCCGTTTACGCCTCTGCAGTGGGGTTCGATGACCCCGGAGGTGGAACTCAAGGCGCGTCAGAGGGAGGTGGGCGCCGCCGTCCGCGGCGTCCCCAACGTGCGGGTCTCCGCCTCGACCCCATGGGACGCGGTCGTGCAGGGGTACCTCGGGCTTTCGGACCGGAGGGTGGCCGCCGGCCTGCGGACCGCGCGCGCCGGGAAGCTCCCGCGCTCCGCGCCCGGGTTGGCGGGGGCGCTGGCGTCGGTCGTATTTCGGGAGAAGGACAACGGGGAGTTTCTCCCCTGGGAGGTGATCGACGGGGGCCTGCGAAAAGAGGCGCTGCGCGCCCGCTACGAGACCTTCTTCCTCTAG
- a CDS encoding secondary thiamine-phosphate synthase enzyme YjbQ, with the protein MAFKTIIVKTENAQQLVDITHQVRLVVRESGVKSGVCQVFVPHTTAAVTINENADPNVRRDLLNRLEQVAPSDGTYLHTEGNSHAHIKSSLVGSSVVVLVEGGQLVLGNWQSVFLCDFDGPRTRNVMVRVSQG; encoded by the coding sequence ATGGCGTTCAAGACGATCATCGTAAAAACCGAGAATGCGCAGCAGCTGGTCGACATCACCCACCAGGTCCGCCTCGTGGTGCGGGAGAGCGGCGTGAAAAGCGGCGTCTGCCAGGTGTTCGTCCCCCATACCACGGCGGCGGTCACCATCAACGAGAACGCCGACCCGAACGTCCGGCGCGACTTGCTGAACCGCCTCGAGCAGGTCGCCCCTTCCGACGGGACGTACCTCCACACCGAGGGGAATTCCCACGCCCACATCAAGTCCAGCCTCGTCGGATCGAGCGTGGTCGTGCTCGTCGAGGGCGGCCAGCTGGTGCTCGGAAACTGGCAATCGGTCTTCCTGTGCGATTTCGACGGACCCCGCACCCGGAATGTGATGGTGCGGGTCTCGCAGGGCTGA
- a CDS encoding Maf family protein, with product MILASESPRRRELLAAVGVPFRVVPSGVDEIPRPGESPSRFVRRAALDKGEAVAQLYPSYFVLSADTIVVAAGRILGKPRDRAEARRMLSRLAGREHRVYTGVCLLCRDRGFRDLGTEMTRVRFRSLTAAEVAAYARTGECDDKAGAYAAQGAGMLLIDRVAGSFSNVVGLPMTRVVTMLARARLIRVARRGPAWYDFAGGER from the coding sequence ATGATCCTCGCCTCCGAGTCGCCCCGCCGCCGGGAACTTCTCGCCGCCGTCGGCGTTCCGTTCCGGGTGGTCCCGTCGGGGGTCGACGAAATCCCGCGCCCCGGCGAGTCTCCTTCGCGGTTCGTCCGCCGGGCCGCTCTCGACAAGGGGGAGGCGGTGGCGCAGCTGTACCCGTCGTACTTCGTGCTGTCGGCGGACACCATCGTGGTGGCGGCCGGCCGGATCCTCGGAAAGCCCCGTGACCGCGCGGAGGCGAGGCGGATGCTCTCGCGGCTTGCGGGCCGCGAGCACCGGGTGTACACGGGGGTCTGCCTCCTTTGCCGCGACCGCGGCTTCCGGGACCTCGGCACGGAGATGACCCGGGTGCGGTTCCGGTCCCTCACGGCGGCGGAGGTCGCGGCCTACGCCCGCACGGGAGAGTGCGACGACAAGGCGGGGGCGTACGCGGCGCAGGGGGCGGGGATGCTGCTCATCGACCGGGTCGCGGGGTCGTTCTCGAACGTGGTGGGTCTTCCGATGACCCGCGTCGTGACGATGCTCGCGCGGGCGCGGCTGATCCGCGTCGCACGCCGCGGCCCGGCCTGGTATGACTTCGCGGGTGGCGAGCGATGA
- a CDS encoding YggS family pyridoxal phosphate-dependent enzyme, with protein sequence MTAPGTPPRDGATLVERTAWVRDRIADAVRRSGRPAGSVKLVAVSKTRPIEQVLEAHAAGLSVFGENYVQEAEGKIPGLPGAEWHLIGRLQGNKVRRAVALFPWIQTADSAGRLREISRCAAESGKTARVLIEVNLGGEGSKAGADPGDLRAILDASAALPGVRVEGLMAIPPISADPEGSRPHFARLRDLRDALARDLPGTDLGELSMGMSNDFVQAIEEGATMVRIGTAIFGSRQGRG encoded by the coding sequence ATGACGGCCCCCGGGACTCCTCCGCGCGATGGTGCGACGCTCGTGGAGCGGACCGCGTGGGTGCGGGACCGGATCGCCGACGCCGTGCGGCGGTCGGGCCGGCCGGCCGGTTCGGTGAAGCTCGTCGCGGTTTCGAAAACCCGGCCGATCGAGCAGGTCCTCGAGGCGCATGCGGCGGGGCTGTCGGTGTTCGGCGAAAATTACGTCCAGGAGGCGGAGGGGAAGATCCCGGGGCTTCCCGGCGCCGAATGGCACCTGATCGGCCGTCTCCAGGGGAACAAGGTCCGCAGGGCGGTCGCCCTGTTCCCATGGATCCAGACGGCGGATTCCGCCGGGCGGCTCCGCGAGATCTCGCGTTGCGCCGCGGAGTCCGGGAAGACGGCGCGGGTCCTGATCGAAGTGAACCTCGGCGGCGAGGGGAGCAAGGCGGGGGCCGACCCGGGGGATCTCCGGGCGATTCTCGACGCTTCCGCCGCGCTCCCCGGGGTGCGGGTGGAGGGGCTCATGGCGATTCCGCCGATCTCCGCCGACCCCGAGGGAAGCCGTCCTCACTTCGCGCGGCTGCGGGACCTGCGTGACGCGCTGGCGCGGGACCTCCCCGGCACCGATCTCGGGGAGTTGTCGATGGGGATGTCCAACGATTTCGTGCAGGCGATCGAGGAAGGGGCGACGATGGTCCGCATCGGGACCGCGATCTTCGGGAGCCGGCAGGGGAGGGGCTGA
- the proC gene encoding pyrroline-5-carboxylate reductase — MALGFLGAGNMGEAMIRGLLSAKLRSPEQIVVFDAAPGRGEELRHRFGIVAARSVGDLLRACDMVVVAVKPQVLSSVLSGISGDAARGKTFVSIVAGAKIALFEKALGEGARVVRTMPNTPAQVGMGSTGIYFPPLIDAVTRQEVLALFSSFGTVAEMPREELLDAVTALSGSGPAFAFLFLEALADGAVRAGMGRAEASLLAASTLEGAARMVRETGKHPAELKDMVMSPGGTTAAGVAALERGAFRATVMEAVLSAWQRCRELSN, encoded by the coding sequence ATGGCGCTCGGATTTCTCGGGGCGGGGAACATGGGAGAGGCGATGATTCGCGGTCTGCTCTCCGCGAAATTGCGCTCTCCGGAGCAGATCGTTGTGTTCGACGCGGCCCCGGGCCGGGGCGAGGAACTGCGCCACCGGTTCGGCATCGTCGCCGCCCGTTCCGTCGGGGATCTGCTGCGGGCCTGCGACATGGTGGTGGTCGCCGTGAAGCCGCAGGTCCTGTCGTCCGTCCTGTCCGGGATCTCCGGGGACGCGGCGCGGGGGAAGACGTTCGTCTCCATCGTGGCGGGCGCGAAGATCGCCCTCTTCGAGAAAGCGCTGGGGGAAGGCGCGAGGGTCGTGCGGACGATGCCCAACACGCCGGCGCAGGTCGGCATGGGGAGCACCGGGATCTACTTCCCGCCCCTCATCGACGCGGTGACCCGGCAGGAGGTCCTCGCCCTGTTCTCCTCCTTCGGGACGGTGGCCGAAATGCCCCGCGAGGAACTGCTCGACGCGGTGACCGCGCTCTCCGGTTCCGGTCCCGCCTTCGCGTTCCTCTTCCTCGAGGCGCTGGCGGACGGCGCGGTGCGGGCGGGGATGGGGCGGGCCGAGGCCTCCCTCCTCGCGGCCTCGACCCTCGAGGGGGCGGCGCGGATGGTCCGCGAGACGGGGAAGCACCCCGCCGAACTCAAGGACATGGTGATGTCCCCCGGGGGGACGACGGCCGCCGGCGTGGCCGCGCTGGAGCGCGGGGCTTTCCGGGCGACGGTGATGGAGGCGGTGCTGTCCGCCTGGCAGCGGTGCCGCGAATTGTCGAACTGA
- a CDS encoding YggT family protein, with amino-acid sequence MFVLGNLLAAVANILHIVLMGYMWVIIIRALISWVNPDPYNPIVRVLYAVTEPVLSRLRRKLPLFAGSIDFSPIVVILIIYFLDWFLVGTILDLSIRLR; translated from the coding sequence ATGTTCGTCCTGGGGAATCTGCTGGCCGCCGTAGCGAACATTCTCCACATTGTCCTGATGGGGTACATGTGGGTGATCATCATCAGGGCGCTGATTTCGTGGGTCAACCCCGATCCGTACAACCCGATCGTCCGCGTCCTCTACGCGGTGACCGAGCCGGTCCTCTCCCGCCTGCGCCGGAAACTCCCGCTGTTCGCCGGCTCGATCGACTTCTCTCCGATCGTCGTGATCCTGATCATCTACTTTCTCGACTGGTTTCTTGTAGGGACGATCCTGGACCTGTCGATCCGGCTGCGATGA
- a CDS encoding DUF167 domain-containing protein, with protein MNPPPAATLSIRVTPRSGKEGIAGCEEGVVRVRLNAPPVEGKANEALARFLAKALGVPKGRVTLVAGERGRNKIVRVEGMTTEAALARLTS; from the coding sequence ATGAATCCGCCCCCGGCCGCGACGCTCTCCATTCGCGTCACTCCCCGATCCGGCAAGGAAGGGATCGCGGGATGTGAGGAAGGGGTTGTTCGGGTCCGCCTGAACGCCCCGCCGGTGGAGGGGAAGGCGAACGAGGCGCTCGCGCGGTTCCTGGCGAAGGCGCTCGGCGTCCCCAAGGGGCGCGTCACGCTGGTCGCGGGCGAACGGGGCAGGAACAAGATCGTCCGCGTCGAGGGGATGACGACCGAGGCGGCCCTCGCGCGGCTCACCTCCTGA
- a CDS encoding branched-chain amino acid aminotransferase, with translation MQITVTQVAEHHRRQKPKSGERLGFGNIFSDHMFLMDYSQGTGWRDARIVPYGPLSLAPSAMVLHYGQEIFEGMKAYYARDGAVCLFRPDRNAERLNRSAARMCLPEIPVQDQLAALRALVRLDREWIPREAGASLYIRPTMIATEAGLGVRPSAEVLFFIITGPVGAYYARGFDPVRILVEETYVRAASGGTGEAKTGGNYAASLLAAKKAKEKGFDQVLWLDAGSRSFVEEVGTMNIFFVLHGELVTPPLSGSILPGVTRDTVLTLAREWKIPVAERPVGIDEVLKGAEDGTLSEAFGSGTAAVISPVGSFSCRGREVAVNGGKAGKLAVRLFREITGIQYGEFEDRHRWIHRVE, from the coding sequence ATGCAGATCACGGTGACGCAGGTGGCCGAGCACCACCGGAGGCAGAAGCCGAAGAGCGGCGAACGGCTCGGGTTCGGAAACATTTTCTCGGACCACATGTTCCTGATGGACTATTCGCAGGGAACCGGATGGCGCGACGCCCGCATCGTTCCGTACGGTCCGCTGTCGCTCGCCCCTTCCGCGATGGTCCTGCACTACGGACAGGAGATCTTCGAGGGGATGAAGGCGTACTACGCGCGGGACGGCGCGGTCTGCCTCTTCCGGCCCGACCGGAACGCGGAGCGCCTGAACCGCTCGGCGGCGCGCATGTGCCTGCCGGAGATCCCGGTCCAGGACCAGCTCGCCGCCCTCCGGGCCCTGGTGCGGCTCGACCGGGAGTGGATCCCGAGGGAGGCGGGCGCCTCCCTCTACATCCGTCCCACGATGATCGCGACCGAGGCGGGGCTGGGCGTCCGCCCGTCGGCGGAGGTCCTTTTTTTCATCATCACCGGCCCGGTGGGGGCGTACTACGCGCGGGGGTTCGATCCGGTCCGCATCCTCGTCGAGGAAACGTACGTTCGCGCCGCCTCCGGGGGCACGGGGGAGGCGAAGACGGGGGGAAACTACGCGGCGAGCCTCCTCGCCGCGAAGAAGGCCAAGGAGAAGGGGTTCGACCAGGTCCTCTGGCTGGACGCCGGGAGCCGGAGTTTCGTGGAAGAGGTCGGGACGATGAACATCTTCTTCGTCCTTCACGGGGAACTGGTCACTCCTCCGCTCTCCGGGTCGATCCTGCCCGGGGTGACGCGGGACACCGTCCTCACGCTCGCGCGGGAGTGGAAGATCCCGGTGGCGGAGCGCCCCGTGGGGATCGACGAGGTCCTGAAGGGGGCGGAGGACGGAACGCTCTCGGAGGCGTTCGGATCCGGCACGGCGGCGGTCATCTCCCCGGTCGGTTCCTTCTCGTGCCGCGGGAGGGAGGTCGCCGTGAACGGGGGGAAGGCGGGGAAACTCGCCGTCCGCCTCTTCCGGGAGATCACCGGGATCCAGTACGGGGAGTTCGAGGACCGCCACCGGTGGATCCACCGGGTGGAATGA